The Arsenophonus sp. genome contains a region encoding:
- the def gene encoding peptide deformylase: MSILNILMYPDNNLRLKAKIVKRIDSTIKKNVHDMLDTMYEKEGIGLAATQVNINLRIIVVDISATRTEGIVIINPMILKKNGKTGIQEGCLSIPGEQIFVPRSKNIKIVGLNIKGEKVEISTDGLLSICFQHEVDHLNGILFIDYLSKFYKNQIYKKMLRLKKLKEKNIF, translated from the coding sequence ATGTCTATACTCAATATATTAATGTATCCGGATAATAATCTTCGTTTGAAAGCTAAAATTGTAAAAAGAATAGATTCTACAATAAAAAAAAATGTACATGATATGTTAGATACTATGTATGAAAAAGAAGGTATCGGATTAGCAGCTACTCAAGTTAATATTAATTTAAGAATAATTGTTGTAGATATATCTGCTACTCGTACAGAAGGTATAGTTATTATTAATCCAATGATATTAAAAAAAAATGGAAAAACTGGTATTCAAGAAGGTTGTTTATCTATTCCTGGAGAACAGATTTTTGTACCTCGTTCAAAAAATATTAAAATTGTTGGATTAAACATTAAAGGAGAAAAAGTGGAAATTTCAACTGATGGATTATTATCAATTTGTTTTCAGCATGAAGTTGATCACTTAAATGGTATTTTATTTATTGATTATCTTTCAAAGTTTTATAAAAATCAAATTTATAAAAAAATGCTTCGATTAAAAAAATTAAAAGAAAAAAATATATTTTAG
- the nadD gene encoding nicotinate (nicotinamide) nucleotide adenylyltransferase, with protein MIKNKIKVFDVFGIFGGTFNPIHYGHLNIINKVIKMIRFKQIIFLPNYKPWYRCINIIENIEHRIKMIQLGIKNFNPYVDKNFFKIVFHKHYSIIETLFFYRKKYGFNQSLIFILGSDSLESINKWIEWECILNFCHLFVFPRYKKKYDFNQEIKCWIKKNQIFDINIFYFLPFGKIYLYDKKTLCNISSTEIRNLKIQNQNYYYKIPYSIFCYIRKNELFIKK; from the coding sequence ATGATTAAAAATAAAATTAAAGTTTTTGATGTTTTTGGTATTTTTGGAGGTACTTTTAACCCTATACATTATGGGCATTTAAATATTATTAATAAAGTAATAAAAATGATAAGATTTAAACAAATTATATTTCTTCCTAATTATAAACCTTGGTATCGCTGTATTAATATTATAGAAAATATAGAACATAGAATAAAAATGATTCAACTTGGAATTAAAAATTTTAATCCATATGTTGATAAAAATTTTTTTAAAATTGTTTTTCATAAACATTATTCTATTATAGAAACATTATTTTTTTATCGTAAAAAATATGGTTTTAATCAATCATTAATTTTTATACTTGGATCTGATTCACTTGAGTCTATTAATAAATGGATAGAATGGGAATGTATTTTAAATTTTTGTCATTTATTCGTATTTCCAAGATATAAAAAAAAATATGATTTTAATCAAGAAATTAAATGTTGGATCAAAAAAAATCAAATTTTTGACATTAATATATTTTATTTTCTTCCTTTTGGAAAAATATATTTATATGACAAAAAAACGTTATGTAATATTTCCAGTACAGAAATTAGAAATTTAAAAATTCAAAATCAAAATTATTATTATAAAATCCCATATTCAATTTTTTGTTATATTAGAAAAAATGAATTATTTATAAAAAAATAA
- a CDS encoding YbaB/EbfC family nucleoid-associated protein: protein MFNKNTLSSFIERAQEMQEKIKKTQEEMSKIKVTGESGAGLVKITINGTHYCQKINIDPSLLLDEKEILEDLIVAAFNDAVRRIDQIQKEKMKNISTNIPFIPGLKIPF, encoded by the coding sequence ATGTTTAACAAAAATACTTTATCAAGTTTTATAGAACGTGCTCAAGAAATGCAAGAAAAAATAAAAAAAACACAAGAAGAAATGTCAAAAATAAAAGTTACAGGAGAATCTGGTGCAGGATTAGTTAAAATTACAATCAATGGAACTCATTATTGCCAAAAAATTAATATTGATCCTAGTTTACTTTTAGATGAAAAAGAAATATTAGAAGATTTAATTGTTGCGGCATTTAATGATGCTGTACGTCGTATAGATCAAATACAAAAAGAAAAAATGAAAAATATATCAACAAATATTCCATTTATTCCTGGATTAAAAATTCCTTTTTAA
- the trkA gene encoding Trk system potassium transporter TrkA, whose product MKIIILGAGQIGESLAENLINENNDITVVDIDSNRLNYLQDKLDLKIINGYGSYPNILKEAGAHDADMLIAVTNSDEVNMIACQISSFLFNVPNKIARIRASEYIKKNRKLFSPSHISIDYLISPEQLVIDYIYKLIQYPGAFQVANFANGKVSVVATNAYYGGSLVGNSISNLREHLPHIDARIAAIFRHDRAIIPEGSTIIEVGDEIFFIVETEHIRTVMSELQQLEKPYKKIMIVGGGNIGAGLAKKLEKNYVVKLIEHDQKRAQELAKFLNNTIVFYGDASDQELLSEEHVDQIDAFIALTNDDEANIMSGMLAKKMGAKKVMVLIQRSAYVDLVQGDAIDIAISPQQETISALLRHIRKADIISVSSLRKGVAEAMEAIAHGDINTSKVVGKNIQDIKLPFGVIIGAIVRNEKVIIANKNCIISEGDHVIMFLTDKKNVHEVEKIFQPSPFFL is encoded by the coding sequence GTGAAAATAATTATATTAGGTGCTGGACAAATTGGTGAAAGTCTTGCTGAAAATTTAATTAATGAAAATAATGATATTACTGTTGTTGATATTGATAGTAATCGATTAAATTATTTACAAGATAAATTAGATTTAAAAATTATTAATGGATATGGTTCATATCCTAATATTTTAAAAGAAGCCGGAGCACACGATGCAGATATGTTAATTGCTGTTACTAATTCGGATGAAGTAAATATGATTGCTTGTCAAATATCTTCTTTTTTATTTAATGTTCCTAATAAGATTGCTAGAATACGCGCTTCGGAATACATTAAAAAAAATAGAAAACTTTTTAGTCCATCACATATATCTATTGATTATCTTATTTCTCCGGAACAATTGGTTATTGACTATATTTATAAATTAATTCAGTATCCTGGTGCATTTCAAGTTGCAAATTTTGCAAATGGTAAGGTTAGTGTTGTGGCAACTAATGCTTATTATGGTGGTTCTCTTGTTGGTAATTCAATTTCTAATTTACGAGAACATTTACCACATATAGACGCAAGAATTGCTGCTATTTTCCGTCATGATAGAGCAATTATTCCTGAAGGATCTACTATTATTGAAGTAGGAGATGAAATTTTTTTTATTGTCGAAACAGAACATATTCGTACTGTTATGAGTGAATTGCAACAACTAGAAAAACCATATAAAAAAATCATGATTGTGGGTGGTGGGAACATAGGTGCAGGATTAGCTAAAAAATTAGAAAAAAATTATGTTGTTAAGTTAATTGAGCATGATCAAAAAAGAGCTCAAGAATTAGCAAAATTTTTAAATAATACTATAGTGTTTTATGGAGATGCATCTGACCAAGAGTTATTATCTGAAGAACATGTTGATCAAATTGATGCATTTATAGCATTAACAAATGATGATGAAGCAAATATTATGTCTGGTATGCTTGCAAAAAAAATGGGTGCAAAAAAAGTGATGGTGCTTATTCAACGTTCTGCTTATGTAGATTTGGTTCAAGGTGATGCTATAGATATAGCAATTTCTCCACAACAAGAGACTATTTCGGCATTATTAAGACATATTCGTAAAGCTGACATAATAAGTGTTTCTTCATTAAGAAAAGGTGTTGCTGAAGCAATGGAAGCGATTGCTCATGGTGATATTAATACTTCAAAAGTTGTTGGTAAAAATATTCAAGATATTAAATTACCGTTTGGTGTCATTATTGGTGCAATAGTT
- the dnaX gene encoding DNA polymerase III subunit gamma/tau has translation MSKLDKILSKNKTLFKLNFFNNMTYEILARKWRPKKFDDIIGQNQILNALKNSLDRKRLHHAYLFSGTRGVGKTTITRIFAKALNCTTGITKNPCNQCINCIEIQECKSMDVIEIDGASRSKVEDIRELLDNAQYKTNTSRFKIYLIDEVHMLSRYSFNALLKILEEPPKHIKFLLATTEPEKIPETILSRCLQLHLNVINTKQITEQIKYITNKEKIIIDELSCETISYHAKGSLRDALTLLEQCIMVSKDNTISYEIISNILGILKDEEVLTIIESIVKNNGNKMMELIEKLYLKNFNLENILISISSILHRIAIMQIIPIIIKKNTSKIEQKLHQLTKIIDPHDLQKYYQIMLMGRKELPFAPEEKIGIEMVLLRALQHSTNIKKQTITKKDVYETTLKISKPKTYNKKKINEKIDELEKQIKIKNQIKQDKYNFKKKTFIIKSDLKNTNNFFKKHLINSNQSSNKKILNEKKQNLITSEFSLRLQNIQKIQEIIKKNLEIKMICDFFDINIENIRI, from the coding sequence ATGTCTAAATTAGATAAAATATTATCTAAAAATAAAACATTATTTAAATTAAATTTTTTTAATAATATGACATATGAAATTTTAGCACGTAAATGGAGACCTAAAAAATTTGATGATATAATTGGACAAAATCAAATTTTAAACGCATTAAAGAATAGTTTAGATAGAAAAAGATTACATCATGCATACTTATTTTCTGGAACAAGAGGTGTAGGAAAAACTACAATCACAAGAATATTTGCAAAAGCATTAAATTGTACAACAGGAATTACTAAAAATCCTTGCAATCAATGTATTAATTGTATTGAAATTCAAGAATGTAAATCTATGGATGTGATTGAAATTGATGGTGCATCACGCAGTAAAGTTGAAGATATTAGAGAGTTGTTAGATAACGCCCAGTATAAAACAAACACAAGTAGATTTAAAATTTATTTAATTGATGAAGTACATATGCTTTCAAGATATAGTTTTAATGCACTACTAAAAATCTTAGAAGAACCTCCAAAACATATCAAATTTTTATTAGCAACTACAGAACCAGAAAAAATTCCTGAAACAATATTGTCTCGTTGTTTACAATTGCATTTAAATGTTATAAATACAAAACAAATAACAGAACAAATCAAATACATCACAAATAAAGAAAAAATTATTATAGATGAATTATCCTGTGAAACAATTTCATACCATGCAAAAGGTAGTTTAAGAGATGCACTAACACTACTAGAACAATGTATTATGGTATCTAAAGATAATACTATATCCTATGAAATTATAAGTAATATTTTAGGTATTTTAAAAGATGAAGAAGTACTTACAATAATTGAATCTATTGTAAAAAATAATGGAAATAAAATGATGGAATTAATTGAAAAATTATATTTAAAAAATTTTAATTTAGAAAATATATTAATTTCAATATCTTCAATACTACATCGTATAGCAATAATGCAAATAATTCCCATAATCATAAAGAAAAATACATCAAAAATAGAACAAAAATTACATCAATTAACAAAAATTATTGACCCTCACGATTTACAAAAATATTATCAAATAATGCTTATGGGAAGAAAAGAATTACCATTTGCTCCAGAAGAAAAAATAGGAATAGAAATGGTTTTACTACGTGCGTTGCAACATAGTACTAATATCAAAAAACAAACAATTACAAAAAAAGATGTTTATGAAACAACATTAAAAATTTCAAAACCAAAAACATACAATAAAAAAAAAATTAATGAAAAAATTGATGAACTAGAAAAACAAATTAAAATTAAAAATCAAATAAAACAAGACAAATATAATTTTAAAAAAAAAACATTTATAATAAAATCTGATTTAAAAAATACAAATAATTTTTTTAAAAAACATTTAATTAATTCTAATCAATCAAGTAATAAAAAAATTTTAAACGAAAAAAAACAAAATTTAATAACATCAGAATTTTCATTAAGATTACAAAATATTCAAAAAATACAAGAAATCATAAAAAAAAATTTAGAAATAAAAATGATTTGTGATTTTTTTGATATAAACATTGAAAATATTCGTATTTAA
- the holA gene encoding DNA polymerase III subunit delta: MIYFYPETFDIRLNRDNCLIYFLFGNDIFLIHDSIKKIVKKLQLFGIKQIFKFDIQDDTNWPKIFSLMTNRDLFYSNKIIILKITNGDLNKLVEKELLFLMNHINKNIFLIIYGFKLKKDSDLLKNNSNNMIYIVCNYFENYFRFSQWLVKKVEDMSLKLEQNVDRLFFYLYQRNLFKLQQFLYYFKIVYPDGIIKLSRIKKDLEINFFCFTPFHWIRALLLGDMKGSWLILKKIQKNKTSLKSLLRIIQNIIILIIDFKNTNNFLKLKKILTEYDYYLISESLIIHSIKRLSLEKLNLILKILIQSELNIYFDSNMVWRKLEILSLLFSNKKKIPAFFIYD, translated from the coding sequence ATGATATATTTTTATCCAGAAACTTTTGATATACGATTAAATAGAGATAATTGTTTAATTTATTTTTTATTTGGTAATGATATTTTTTTAATACATGATTCTATTAAAAAAATTGTTAAAAAACTTCAATTATTTGGAATTAAACAAATTTTTAAATTCGATATACAAGATGATACTAATTGGCCTAAAATTTTTTCTTTAATGACAAATCGAGATCTATTTTATTCTAATAAAATTATAATTTTAAAAATTACCAATGGTGATTTAAACAAATTAGTAGAAAAGGAATTGTTATTTTTAATGAATCATATTAATAAAAATATTTTTTTAATAATTTATGGTTTTAAATTAAAAAAAGATAGTGATTTATTAAAAAATAATTCGAATAATATGATATATATAGTGTGTAATTATTTTGAAAATTATTTTCGATTTTCACAATGGTTAGTTAAAAAAGTTGAAGATATGTCATTGAAATTAGAACAAAATGTAGATAGATTATTTTTTTATTTATATCAAAGAAATTTATTTAAATTACAACAGTTTTTATACTATTTTAAAATAGTTTATCCAGATGGAATAATAAAATTATCTCGAATAAAAAAAGATTTAGAAATTAATTTTTTTTGTTTTACTCCTTTTCATTGGATTCGTGCATTATTGTTAGGTGACATGAAAGGTAGTTGGTTAATTTTAAAAAAAATTCAGAAAAATAAAACTTCTTTAAAAAGTTTATTAAGAATTATTCAAAATATAATAATATTAATTATTGATTTTAAAAATACAAATAATTTTTTGAAATTAAAAAAAATATTAACAGAATATGATTATTATTTAATATCTGAATCATTAATTATTCATTCAATAAAAAGATTGTCTTTAGAGAAATTAAATTTAATATTAAAAATATTAATTCAATCTGAATTAAACATATATTTTGATTCTAATATGGTCTGGAGAAAATTAGAAATATTATCATTACTGTTTTCAAATAAAAAAAAAATACCTGCATTTTTTATTTATGATTAA
- the leuS gene encoding leucine--tRNA ligase, whose amino-acid sequence MDKKYQAKKIEKYVQLYWKNKKTFEVSENSHKKKYYCLSMLPYPSGHLHMGHVRNYVITDVIARYQRMLGKNVLHPMGWDAFGLPAENAAIESNISPDSWTYLNIQYMKKQLENLGLSYDWKREIITCNPNYYRWEQWFFIQLYKKGLVYRKKSLVNWCSNDATVLANEQVINGNCWRCNTPVVYKKIPQWFIKITKYADELLDGLDQLHEWPEDVKAMQRNWIGRSKGFEIQFEIINSNKKIVIYTTRPDLFMGITYIAISPFHKFSIYLSKLNKNVKFFINQFKRANTLLDNEKHNKNVGLNTNCYVLHPFTKEKVPIWIANYVSSEYASGAIMGVPAHNLSDWNFAKKYNLPIKIVIDSTKNEIINILNKPILKKNKLVNSGIFNNMNHDIAFDTIIQKLINKGLAKKKIYFKLKDWCISRQRYWGAPIPMIINRNGQYNPVEESYLPVVLSKKYLRNIKEKKNFSEILKKDNKFSFIQEKDTFDTFIESSWYYARYTSPNYDKGMVDPDLANYWLPVDQYVGGIEHAIMHLLYFRFFHKLMRDFGLVNSDEPVKKLLCQGMVLSDAFYYLNKKKQKTWISYKEVIINKDLKGNTVSVTDQLGRKVFIKKMTKMSKSKKNGVDPEEMIEKYGADTVRLFIVSAAPPNINIEWNQSGLIGANKFICRLWDFAFKLIHFKKNIVSFKKNVDKYKINEFRHFLYETISKVTDNMNRRYAFNSAVSSVFKLMNKMKIFSFEIQEEKAIIEECFNIIIKMLFPIIPHVCFIIWKKLGNKQDIDYTQWPVLDKKKLFKKMTTKIILQVNGKFRKCIEVPIDLKKDKLVSIAINEYIIKKYLKNFKIYRLIYIKNKLLNFLVKSNEG is encoded by the coding sequence ATGGATAAAAAATATCAAGCAAAAAAAATAGAAAAATATGTTCAATTATATTGGAAAAATAAAAAAACTTTTGAAGTATCAGAAAATAGTCACAAAAAAAAATATTATTGTTTATCAATGTTACCCTATCCTTCTGGACATTTACACATGGGACATGTACGTAATTATGTTATTACTGACGTGATTGCTCGTTATCAACGTATGTTAGGAAAAAATGTTTTACATCCTATGGGATGGGATGCTTTTGGTTTACCAGCAGAAAATGCTGCAATTGAATCTAATATTTCGCCAGATTCCTGGACTTATTTAAATATTCAATATATGAAAAAACAATTAGAAAATTTGGGTTTAAGTTATGATTGGAAAAGAGAAATTATTACGTGTAACCCAAATTATTATCGTTGGGAACAATGGTTTTTTATTCAATTGTATAAAAAAGGATTAGTATATAGAAAAAAATCTTTAGTTAATTGGTGTTCAAATGATGCTACTGTTTTAGCGAACGAACAAGTTATAAATGGTAATTGTTGGCGTTGTAATACTCCTGTAGTTTATAAGAAAATTCCTCAATGGTTTATAAAAATTACTAAGTATGCTGATGAATTGTTAGATGGGTTAGATCAACTTCATGAATGGCCAGAAGATGTTAAGGCTATGCAACGTAATTGGATTGGTCGATCAAAAGGTTTTGAGATTCAATTTGAAATCATTAATTCTAATAAAAAAATAGTAATTTATACTACAAGACCAGATCTTTTTATGGGTATAACATATATTGCTATTTCGCCTTTTCATAAATTTTCTATTTATTTATCTAAATTAAATAAAAATGTTAAGTTTTTTATTAATCAATTTAAAAGAGCCAACACATTGTTAGATAATGAAAAACATAATAAAAATGTTGGTCTTAATACTAATTGTTATGTTTTGCATCCTTTTACTAAAGAGAAAGTTCCTATTTGGATAGCAAATTATGTATCTTCAGAATATGCATCTGGAGCTATTATGGGTGTTCCTGCACATAATTTGTCTGATTGGAATTTTGCAAAAAAATATAATTTACCAATTAAGATTGTTATTGATTCTACTAAAAATGAAATTATTAATATTTTAAATAAACCAATATTAAAAAAAAATAAATTAGTTAATTCAGGTATATTTAATAATATGAATCATGATATTGCATTTGATACTATTATTCAAAAGTTAATAAATAAAGGATTAGCAAAGAAAAAGATATATTTTAAATTAAAAGATTGGTGTATTTCCAGACAACGTTATTGGGGTGCACCAATTCCAATGATAATAAATAGAAATGGCCAATATAATCCTGTTGAGGAATCGTATTTACCAGTAGTTTTATCAAAAAAATATTTGAGAAATATAAAAGAAAAAAAGAATTTTTCAGAAATTTTAAAAAAAGATAATAAATTTTCTTTTATACAAGAAAAGGATACATTTGACACTTTTATTGAATCTTCTTGGTACTATGCTCGTTATACGTCTCCAAATTATGATAAAGGTATGGTAGATCCTGATTTGGCTAATTATTGGTTACCTGTGGATCAATATGTTGGTGGTATTGAACATGCTATCATGCATTTATTATATTTTCGTTTTTTTCATAAATTAATGCGTGATTTTGGATTAGTTAATTCTGATGAACCAGTAAAGAAATTATTATGTCAAGGAATGGTGTTATCTGATGCTTTTTATTATTTAAACAAAAAAAAACAAAAAACTTGGATATCATATAAAGAGGTTATTATTAATAAAGATTTAAAGGGTAATACTGTTTCAGTAACAGATCAATTAGGAAGAAAAGTTTTTATTAAAAAAATGACTAAAATGTCAAAATCAAAAAAAAATGGTGTTGATCCTGAAGAAATGATTGAAAAATATGGTGCTGATACTGTACGTTTATTTATTGTTTCTGCAGCTCCTCCTAATATTAATATTGAATGGAATCAATCTGGTTTAATTGGTGCTAATAAATTCATTTGTCGATTATGGGATTTTGCTTTTAAATTAATTCATTTTAAAAAAAATATAGTATCCTTTAAAAAAAATGTTGATAAATATAAAATTAATGAATTTAGACATTTTTTGTACGAAACAATATCAAAAGTTACAGATAATATGAATCGTAGATATGCATTTAATAGTGCAGTATCTAGTGTATTTAAATTAATGAATAAAATGAAAATATTTTCATTTGAAATTCAAGAAGAGAAAGCAATTATAGAAGAATGTTTTAATATAATAATTAAAATGTTATTTCCAATAATTCCACATGTTTGTTTTATAATTTGGAAAAAGTTAGGAAATAAGCAAGATATTGATTATACTCAATGGCCAGTTCTTGATAAAAAAAAATTGTTTAAAAAAATGACTACGAAAATTATATTACAAGTTAATGGAAAGTTTCGAAAATGTATAGAAGTGCCAATCGATTTAAAAAAAGATAAGTTAGTTTCTATAGCTATTAATGAATATATTATCAAAAAATATTTAAAAAATTTTAAGATTTATAGATTAATTTATATAAAAAATAAATTGTTAAATTTTTTAGTGAAAAGTAATGAAGGTTAA
- the fmt gene encoding methionyl-tRNA formyltransferase, whose protein sequence is MKKYLNIVFAGTTFFSASCLEFLLKKYKIIGIITQPDNFLSRKKRKIFNPVKIIAKKANIQLIQPISLNDHYFVSWIHSFDIDLIIVVAYGLIFPKNILNIPKIGCLNLHASLLPRWRGAAPIQRAILSGDKETGITIIKMNSNVDSGNIVYQKKCFIKTNDTTLSLSQKLIKIGKDALLKTIHLLHSGFLIEKKQNNNFVKYAKKIKKKEALINWNFSAKQIERAIRAFILWPKSYFIYNNENIKVLQANVINCNFDLSPGTVIKVDKNGIQIITGNGILEIIKLQPSGKRIMSVKSFLNSRYDIFYPGMIL, encoded by the coding sequence ATGAAAAAATATTTAAACATAGTTTTTGCTGGAACTACTTTTTTTTCTGCTAGTTGTTTAGAATTTTTATTAAAAAAATATAAAATTATTGGAATTATAACACAGCCAGATAATTTTTTAAGTCGTAAAAAAAGAAAAATATTTAATCCTGTAAAAATAATAGCTAAAAAAGCAAATATTCAGTTAATACAACCAATTTCATTAAATGATCATTATTTTGTTTCTTGGATACATTCTTTTGATATAGATTTAATTATTGTAGTAGCATATGGATTAATTTTTCCAAAAAATATTTTAAATATTCCTAAAATAGGTTGTTTAAATCTACATGCGTCATTATTACCTCGTTGGAGAGGAGCAGCACCAATTCAACGTGCTATTTTATCTGGAGATAAAGAAACAGGAATTACTATTATTAAAATGAATAGTAATGTTGATAGCGGAAATATTGTATATCAAAAAAAATGTTTTATAAAAACAAATGATACTACTTTAAGTCTATCTCAAAAACTTATTAAAATTGGAAAAGATGCATTATTAAAGACGATTCATTTATTACATTCAGGTTTTTTAATAGAAAAAAAACAAAATAATAATTTCGTTAAATATGCTAAAAAAATTAAAAAAAAAGAAGCATTAATTAATTGGAATTTTTCAGCAAAGCAAATAGAAAGGGCTATTAGAGCGTTTATATTATGGCCTAAAAGTTATTTCATTTATAATAATGAAAATATTAAAGTTTTACAAGCAAATGTTATAAATTGTAATTTTGATTTATCTCCTGGTACAGTTATAAAAGTAGATAAAAATGGAATACAAATAATAACTGGAAATGGAATATTAGAAATTATCAAATTACAACCTTCCGGAAAAAGAATAATGTCTGTAAAAAGTTTTTTAAATTCTCGTTACGATATTTTTTATCCTGGAATGATTTTATAA